A stretch of Estrella lausannensis DNA encodes these proteins:
- a CDS encoding asparagine synthetase B family protein has protein sequence MSGIAGIAYPDIFQTEKLIVPMLEIMGREKACHSLTFSNIQLGSLGNPPCTNSKRTIYLTLDGILYNPKHLFKELAHHGFTSPYSLGSALLEAYELWGIDFLKKIDGDFALSILDLEKKKLILARDRIGKKSLYWYYGNRHFIFASRIKSLLATGLIPLTPALDSIASYLQFGYFPQDLTPIQEITKLLPSHYLVYHFNNSLSIDSYWSYSSFFEKTTPKHPNLIVQDIKSELERAVAKRIPDDKSPLTCYLAGGFGSALTTVAVSEEAKERLISCSVGFSGENEEDIQAAKLAADELGIEHKVEMISKDEILNGFAELIWELDEPIADPNAIATKRLALLVSKYSSILFTGMGSDELFAGHTRYSLEKSKPSALKRFIHAPIPYVSRALAPTLANISRPLALWLVKESRSDPWQYEYLKQNALFGEEALKKAAPRIAGLFDVEVFLHKFHHLGRIKSMVSSFLYFDVKTRLADCYILQYEHLLTERGVRFETPFLDQSLVEFAASIPEPEEFKESDAAFFLKQLLKGTLPPAYYNRPKKVRRSFLAGCTNTSAMGGAFLLLENGALIENGIIDKEWLAETLSTPLSREQNFPKLYALLVLEVWFQLFINNPLDRENSKHELRELIGETK, from the coding sequence ATGAGCGGCATCGCCGGGATCGCCTACCCTGATATTTTTCAGACTGAGAAATTGATTGTTCCGATGCTCGAAATCATGGGCAGGGAAAAGGCTTGTCATAGCCTCACCTTCTCCAACATCCAGCTCGGAAGTTTAGGCAACCCTCCTTGCACAAACTCCAAAAGAACGATCTACCTGACGCTTGACGGCATCCTCTATAACCCCAAGCACCTGTTCAAAGAACTGGCGCATCACGGTTTTACCTCCCCTTACTCTTTGGGATCCGCCCTACTTGAGGCCTATGAACTTTGGGGTATCGACTTTTTAAAGAAAATCGACGGAGATTTCGCGCTCTCCATCCTCGACCTGGAAAAAAAGAAGCTGATTCTGGCAAGGGACCGCATCGGGAAAAAGTCGCTCTACTGGTATTATGGCAACCGCCATTTTATTTTTGCCTCCAGAATAAAGAGCCTTCTCGCCACGGGATTGATCCCTCTGACACCTGCCCTTGACTCGATAGCTTCCTATCTGCAATTCGGCTATTTCCCGCAGGATTTAACACCCATCCAGGAAATCACCAAACTTCTGCCCAGCCACTACCTCGTCTACCACTTTAACAACTCCCTCTCGATAGATTCTTACTGGTCCTACAGCTCATTTTTTGAAAAAACAACACCTAAACACCCGAACCTGATTGTTCAGGATATCAAGAGTGAACTTGAGAGGGCTGTGGCCAAAAGAATACCCGATGACAAAAGCCCTCTCACCTGCTATCTGGCGGGGGGATTTGGTTCGGCTCTCACCACTGTCGCCGTATCAGAGGAGGCAAAAGAGCGCCTTATTTCGTGCAGCGTAGGCTTTAGCGGAGAAAATGAAGAGGACATTCAAGCGGCAAAGCTGGCTGCTGACGAACTTGGAATCGAACACAAAGTGGAGATGATCTCGAAAGATGAGATTCTAAACGGGTTCGCTGAGCTGATCTGGGAACTTGACGAGCCTATCGCCGATCCCAATGCGATCGCGACAAAGCGCCTCGCTCTCCTTGTTTCGAAATACTCCTCCATTCTCTTTACAGGGATGGGAAGCGACGAACTTTTTGCGGGACACACGCGGTATTCTTTAGAAAAATCCAAACCAAGCGCCCTCAAACGCTTCATTCATGCACCTATTCCTTATGTATCTAGAGCTTTGGCCCCAACGCTCGCCAACATCTCACGCCCGCTGGCCCTTTGGCTTGTCAAAGAGTCGCGCAGCGATCCCTGGCAGTATGAATACCTGAAACAAAACGCCCTCTTCGGAGAAGAGGCACTCAAAAAAGCCGCTCCCCGTATCGCCGGACTATTCGACGTGGAGGTCTTTTTACATAAATTCCATCATTTAGGCCGCATCAAATCGATGGTCTCCTCCTTTCTGTACTTCGACGTCAAGACACGGCTTGCCGACTGCTATATCCTGCAGTACGAGCACCTGCTCACAGAAAGGGGCGTCCGCTTCGAAACGCCGTTCCTGGATCAGTCTTTAGTCGAGTTTGCAGCGTCGATACCCGAACCGGAAGAGTTCAAAGAGTCCGATGCCGCCTTTTTCTTAAAGCAGCTTCTGAAAGGGACACTGCCTCCGGCTTATTATAACCGCCCCAAAAAAGTGCGCAGATCCTTCTTGGCCGGGTGCACAAACACCTCTGCCATGGGCGGGGCGTTCCTTTTACTCGAAAATGGCGCTCTTATCGAAAATGGCATCATAGACAAGGAGTGGCTCGCCGAAACACTGAGCACGCCTCTGTCGCGAGAGCAAAATTTCCCAAAACTCTACGCTCTATTAGTGCTGGAGGTGTGGTTTCAGCTATTTATCAACAATCCCCTGGACAGGGAAAATTCCAAGCATGAGCTGCGAGAGCTTATCGGAGAGACGAAATGA
- a CDS encoding class I SAM-dependent methyltransferase, translating into MKLNVIETSAPKEKAGRERENPRDKARAIHERRWMQKEECTDVAMEKERIRRSGELMLLSINPSGKKACDLGAGAGLFSLWLEERGAIVDAVDIAMNALQKIKPLHQNIRLVQDFVPATLLDDSSYEIVAALDLIAEMPEKDYRLFFMEVARLLKKEGVALISTPIDFRSENALDLFFSLAKTELELTGCALSYHYFSIKLADFLKAPARFHRASHDPVLLARMLEERSGLRKAWFRLCSKRVSGALFGYIAPLTSWLQTKTGNSLTILQLLERISKSLKGDSAITHVIVSGIRKSLVPDLQGKAPLPERKTKKQIWE; encoded by the coding sequence ATGAAGCTGAACGTAATCGAAACCTCCGCACCAAAGGAAAAGGCCGGCAGAGAGAGGGAGAACCCCAGGGATAAGGCACGGGCAATCCACGAGAGACGATGGATGCAAAAGGAGGAGTGCACAGACGTCGCCATGGAAAAGGAGCGCATCCGCAGAAGTGGAGAACTTATGCTGCTTTCCATCAATCCGTCAGGAAAAAAAGCGTGTGACCTCGGTGCCGGCGCCGGCCTGTTTTCTCTTTGGCTTGAAGAGAGGGGCGCAATAGTTGACGCGGTCGATATTGCCATGAATGCCCTGCAGAAGATTAAACCGCTTCATCAAAACATTCGGCTTGTTCAAGATTTTGTGCCGGCTACCCTCCTCGATGACAGCTCCTATGAGATTGTCGCAGCGCTCGACCTAATCGCCGAGATGCCGGAGAAGGACTACCGCCTGTTCTTCATGGAAGTCGCCCGCCTCCTGAAAAAAGAGGGTGTAGCCCTCATTTCAACCCCAATTGACTTCCGCTCTGAAAATGCTCTGGATCTCTTTTTCAGCCTGGCTAAGACAGAGCTCGAACTGACGGGATGTGCATTAAGCTATCACTATTTTTCCATCAAGCTTGCCGATTTTTTAAAAGCTCCCGCCCGCTTTCACAGGGCAAGCCACGATCCTGTCTTGTTAGCCCGTATGCTGGAAGAGAGAAGCGGCCTGCGCAAAGCCTGGTTTCGCCTCTGCAGCAAAAGAGTTTCCGGCGCTCTATTCGGCTATATCGCCCCCCTCACCTCGTGGCTTCAAACAAAGACAGGCAATAGCCTCACCATTCTTCAACTGCTAGAGAGGATATCGAAATCTTTGAAAGGCGACTCTGCCATCACCCACGTCATCGTGAGCGGTATCAGAAAATCATTAGTACCTGATTTACAAGGGAAAGCACCACTTCCTGAGCGCAAGACTAAAAAGCAGATTTGGGAGTGA
- a CDS encoding NUDIX domain-containing protein, which translates to MKRQFVASAYVVENQKVLLLMHKKLKKWLPPGGHLDENELPHEGAQRETLEETGIEIEIISDDLSIRERNARIVPKPRHILLEEIPAHHEEPQHQHIDFIFLARPIGGTLTVNRQESDALRWFSEDELDQIPENEIFNETKTIAKNLIATLLAT; encoded by the coding sequence ATGAAGCGCCAGTTTGTCGCCAGTGCCTACGTCGTCGAGAATCAAAAGGTTCTCCTTTTAATGCATAAAAAGCTGAAAAAATGGCTGCCGCCCGGAGGCCACCTTGATGAAAACGAGCTGCCTCATGAGGGAGCGCAACGAGAGACTCTTGAAGAAACAGGAATTGAGATCGAAATTATCTCCGATGATCTTTCGATCAGGGAAAGGAACGCACGGATAGTGCCGAAACCACGGCATATTCTGCTCGAGGAGATCCCCGCCCACCACGAGGAGCCGCAGCATCAGCATATTGATTTCATCTTCCTTGCCAGACCCATTGGCGGCACGCTAACCGTCAACCGTCAAGAATCGGACGCTCTCCGCTGGTTCTCAGAAGATGAACTAGATCAAATTCCTGAAAATGAGATTTTTAATGAAACAAAAACGATCGCCAAAAATCTGATCGCCACTTTACTTGCCACTTAA
- a CDS encoding CT_584 family protein: MSEASKGPQAALSREQTAHFRNYLKRLFGLPVQRTTIREFHSNLARFVQGDEKMLKAMMEAFLSGTLPVDLQAKEHLRNLVEEFSPQVRLAKDVHDRGDFLNFVTSDQISYEDRIVFNHYMRAVDGTESRFVTDLPTLVQLIHHLSQRLSDASDAELSQKPLEDLKPLLKDTLAKITHTIEMAKK; encoded by the coding sequence ATGAGCGAAGCAAGCAAAGGACCCCAGGCGGCCCTCTCTAGAGAGCAGACGGCCCATTTTAGAAACTATCTGAAAAGGCTCTTCGGATTGCCGGTTCAGAGAACAACCATCCGCGAGTTCCACTCCAACCTGGCCCGATTCGTCCAGGGCGATGAAAAGATGTTGAAAGCGATGATGGAAGCTTTCCTCTCGGGAACTCTTCCTGTCGACCTTCAGGCGAAAGAGCACTTACGCAATTTGGTCGAGGAATTCTCCCCGCAAGTGCGTCTTGCCAAAGATGTGCATGACCGCGGCGATTTCCTTAACTTCGTCACATCCGATCAGATCAGCTACGAAGACAGAATTGTGTTTAATCACTATATGCGCGCCGTCGACGGCACTGAGTCGCGCTTTGTAACGGATCTTCCGACACTGGTGCAGCTTATCCATCACCTTTCGCAAAGACTGTCCGATGCCTCTGATGCCGAGCTGTCACAAAAACCACTTGAGGATCTAAAGCCTCTGTTGAAGGACACGCTGGCAAAAATCACTCACACAATTGAGATGGCAAAAAAATAA